Proteins encoded within one genomic window of Flavobacterium oreochromis:
- a CDS encoding bifunctional 5,10-methylenetetrahydrofolate dehydrogenase/5,10-methenyltetrahydrofolate cyclohydrolase, whose product MQILDGKKVSEDIKNEIAIQVQAMKAKGEKVPHLAALIVGNDGASLTYVGSKVKACEKVGFESTLIKMPSTTSETELLKKIKELNENTEIDGFIVQLPLPEQIDTQKILMAIDPSKDVDGFHPENFGKMALDMSTFIPATPFGILELLERYNVETKGKHTVVIGRSHIVGRPMSILMGRKGFPGNSTVTLTHSHTKNINQITSQADIIISALGVPDFLKAEMIKDDAVIIDVGITRVPDEMSPKGYVIKGDVDFENVSKKASYITPVPGGVGPMTIAMLLKNTLLAREFKIEKK is encoded by the coding sequence ATGCAAATTTTAGACGGTAAAAAAGTTTCTGAAGACATTAAAAATGAAATAGCAATACAAGTTCAAGCAATGAAAGCAAAGGGAGAAAAAGTTCCGCATTTAGCAGCTTTGATTGTAGGAAATGATGGTGCTAGTTTAACTTATGTAGGAAGTAAAGTAAAAGCATGCGAAAAAGTAGGTTTTGAATCCACTCTAATTAAAATGCCTAGTACAACTTCTGAAACAGAATTGCTAAAAAAAATTAAAGAATTAAATGAGAATACTGAAATAGATGGTTTTATAGTTCAATTACCATTACCAGAACAAATTGACACACAAAAAATATTAATGGCAATTGACCCTAGTAAAGATGTAGATGGTTTTCATCCTGAAAACTTTGGGAAAATGGCATTAGATATGTCTACATTTATTCCAGCTACTCCTTTTGGTATTTTAGAATTATTAGAACGTTATAATGTAGAAACAAAAGGAAAACATACAGTAGTTATTGGTCGTAGTCATATTGTTGGAAGACCTATGAGTATTTTAATGGGAAGAAAAGGTTTTCCAGGAAATTCAACAGTAACCCTGACACATAGCCATACTAAAAATATTAATCAAATTACCTCACAGGCAGATATTATTATTTCAGCTTTAGGAGTGCCAGACTTCTTAAAAGCAGAGATGATAAAAGATGATGCAGTAATCATAGATGTGGGAATTACAAGAGTACCAGATGAAATGAGTCCAAAAGGATATGTTATTAAAGGAGATGTAGATTTTGAAAATGTTTCGAAAAAGGCATCATATATTACACCAGTTCCAGGTGGTGTAGGTCCTATGACTATTGCAATGTTATTAAAGAATACATTGCTAGCTCGTGAATTTAAAATAGAAAAAAAATAA
- a CDS encoding GNAT family N-acetyltransferase, with translation MEIIEAKEKDIKDIISLAYTIWPDAYGKILSTEQITYMLNLIYSEEALLLQMNKKQKFLLIKDDQQLLGFASYEIDAKPQKTKLHKIYILPNLQGKGVGRFLLNEIIDRAKKSGNLYLYLNVNKYNKALYFYNKLGFQSIGDEVISIGGGYLMDDFVLERKII, from the coding sequence ATGGAAATTATTGAAGCAAAAGAAAAAGATATTAAGGATATAATAAGTTTAGCTTACACTATTTGGCCTGATGCTTATGGTAAAATTCTAAGTACAGAGCAGATTACTTATATGTTGAATTTGATTTATTCTGAAGAAGCTTTGTTGTTACAAATGAATAAAAAACAAAAATTTTTATTGATAAAAGATGATCAGCAACTTTTAGGTTTTGCATCTTATGAAATAGATGCGAAGCCCCAAAAGACAAAACTGCATAAAATTTATATACTTCCAAATTTACAAGGAAAAGGAGTGGGACGTTTTTTGTTGAATGAAATTATTGATAGGGCTAAAAAATCAGGAAATTTATATCTCTACTTAAATGTTAATAAGTATAATAAAGCACTTTACTTTTATAACAAGCTAGGCTTTCAATCCATTGGAGATGAAGTGATTTCTATAGGTGGTGGTTATTTAATGGATGATTTTGTTTTAGAGAGAAAAATAATTTAA
- a CDS encoding DUF4258 domain-containing protein, translating into MSTFTYRLAYYLFGVLGGSIVLFFVLNQKKTSCSYFPNDRVLNNLRSKPFHYSKEASKILNENWVDTTDIKNTLTYGDVDFDRSNIRTKSGGKRYIIEGFTTHKQAIELEIENFEDKAILKNIIKTK; encoded by the coding sequence ATGAGCACATTTACATATCGCTTAGCTTATTATTTATTTGGTGTTTTAGGAGGCAGTATTGTTTTATTTTTTGTTTTAAATCAAAAGAAAACAAGTTGTAGTTATTTTCCTAATGATCGAGTTTTAAATAATTTACGTTCAAAACCTTTTCACTATTCAAAAGAAGCTTCAAAAATTTTAAATGAAAATTGGGTTGATACTACTGATATTAAAAACACTTTAACTTATGGCGATGTTGACTTTGACAGAAGTAATATCAGAACTAAATCAGGAGGTAAACGCTATATCATTGAAGGTTTTACTACACATAAGCAAGCAATTGAATTAGAAATAGAAAACTTTGAAGATAAGGCTATTTTAAAAAATATTATTAAAACTAAATAA